The following coding sequences are from one Odontesthes bonariensis isolate fOdoBon6 chromosome 10, fOdoBon6.hap1, whole genome shotgun sequence window:
- the nav1a gene encoding neuron navigator 1 isoform X10, with protein MSGRVLNGKMLQLPAPQRVGRTMHFLSSWDESSSISSGLSDGSDNLSSEEFNTSPTLNSLPTTPIGSRRNSNIVMRTDAEKRSLVESGLSWDSDDNKPGRKSQGRSAYDTGSLKSESASKWKKTRPQGDGMEGGKGELRKPQTLGQGNVLKKARNPPVGVTSPITHTSQSGLRVAGTVKSDGKPMDKSRLAVKTSGLQRSSSDAGKDHRNGTGAGEQRKPPSGLVRPSAGGNFGFKKPTTAISNGHNNASTPTVTGSGVSSTPTGSVPMGKIPKTSGIPVKPGAGGGGRKTSLDVSSSDQSGFLSSNARTSLQYRSLPRPAKTNTLTLTRPSSARPVSTTMDTGSGLIKPLTISQQGSKLKEPTSGLGSGTGLSKAGGRGFLSPSPVNQTDREKEKERAKAKAVVSDSECGSGSLKGSPAQTPSENGGKLHGLRPPSSGKGMDLPSSSTHRLSGVRSLAKPPSMAQLDKLNSNSPEVEVQDALPPKIPPYSKLQDLCSSAGISTSPCLTPSPAPLLNVNSSACFSSSGIRLGPRQVTSLGVEGSEGSTSPLLYPRVSGLHRSMESLPLQMSLAPQPQGKEKDRGRETLVRGYTTLESRDKDRQEDRCPPSNWSSGSKVSLTLTDSSQRDRNTLPKKGLSFNRASQVEEEGKEKGERRHSHAALSMTDSLTLPLLSSPTSLPRTSKTNMVPSPVGGPPRMTRSNSIPTHDASLELYGASPLGSTLSLAERPRSMGMVRSGSFRDREPNDEVHGSVLSLASNASSSYSSVSVGSMQTQAEERIQGEQIRKLRRELESSQEKVSCLTTQLTVNQANLVAAFEQSLVMMTTRLQSLSISHEQKDSELMELRETIESLKTRNEEAQAVIHGALNNPDNTKDVHIQRQNSCESISSLNSLTSMSSVGSFKDQDAKKKKKKSWLRSSFNKAFSIKKGTKTYSDIEEIATPDSSAPNSPKMAHEGGEAGENQTSSLKTSASDTSSVIMETAEEGDSGDTAVSELRSELWVKERELTDIRLEALSSAHHLEQLREAMNNMQSTVENLKAENDHLKTGSGPTSSTSQPSGLASLLGPSLRQPMSMSLTKSFSLSLNDCKDPELCPGDLQNVSSQREELCAKVFVRIGETEDSKQQQEFYLGSVLISARTDWTSLDSLITKIFKDYLSQVDPTASLGLTCDSLHMYQLTHGEQRVIGGDSPQAVPYRCLGNGSARICVTLKGLREKCVDSLVFETLIPKPMMLHYISLLTKHRRLVLSGPSGTGKTYLAQHLAHYLLQRSRIDSSEVDHEPCGVGHSSAVTFNMHRQSQKDLQLYLSDLANQIDRDSAGELPLVVIIDDISDPAAITELVNGALTCKYHKCPYIIGTTNQPVRMTSNHGLHLSFRMVMFSNNVEPANGFLLRYLHRKAVEAYQEEEQDSARRQALLCVLDWIPQLWYHLHTFLEKHSTSDFLIGPCFFLSCPVSVVEFRQWFIDLWNHSIIPYLQEGSKDGIKVHGHKAVWEDPVEWVRGTLPWPNAQQDQSRLFHLPPPSIGPPSEEKKPPKDTPPPSTLESDPLMAMLLKLQESANYIESPERDGCLDPTLQATL; from the exons ATGAGCGGTCGCGTGCTGAACGGGAAAATGCTGCAGCTCCCGGCTCCGCAGCGCGTGGGGAGGACAATGCACTTTCTGTCAAG TTGGGATGAGAGCAGTTCCATCAGCAGTGGACTGAGCGACGGCTCAGACAACCTGAGCTCTGAAGAGTTCAACACAAGTCCCACTCTCAACTCCCTCCCTACCACTCCCATTGGCTCCCGCAGAAACTCAAACATTGTG aTGCGCACAGATGCAGAAAAGAGATCTCTAGTGGAGAGCGGTCTGTCCTGGGACTCTGATGACAACAAACCCGGCCGCAAGAGCCAAGGCAGAAGCGCCTATGATACAGGCAGTCTGAAGTCAGAATCTGCCAGTAAATGGAAGAAGACCCGACCACAAGGGGACGGGATGGAAGGAGGGAAAGGTGAACTGAGGAAACCGCAGACACTGGGTCAAGGAAACGTGTTAAAAAAAGCAAGAAACCCCCCTGTTGGAGTCACATCCCCGATCACACACACCTCTCAGAGCGGGCTGAGAGTAGCAG GTACTGTGAAGTCAGATGGGAAGCCCATGGACAAGTCTCGCTTAGCAGTGAAGACCTCGGGACTTCAGCGTTCCTCCTCTGATGCTGGTAAAGACCATCGCAACGGCACTGGGGCTGGGGAGCAGCGTAAACCTCCATCTGGCCTTGTCAGGCCTTCCGCTGGTGGAAACTTTGGTTTCAAGAAGCCCACTACAGCCATCAGCAATGGCCACAACAATGCCAGTACACCTACTGTAACAGGTTCAGGTGTCAGCTCCACACCCACTGGCTCTGTTCCTATGGGGAAGATTCCCAAAACGTCTGGTATTCCTGTCAAGCCAGGCGCAGGTGGTGGAGGACGCAAGACAAGTTTAGATGTTTCAAGCAGCGACCAAAGTGGTTTTCTGTCTTCGAACGCCAGGACATCTCTTCAGTACCGCTCTCTGCCTCGCCCAGCAAAGACAAATACCCTGACTCTAACTCGGCCGAGCTCAGCTCGGCCAGTGAGCACCACCATGGACACAGGCTCTGGGCTAATCAAACCTCTCACCATATCGCAGCAGGGCTCGAAGCTCAAAGAGCCCACCTCAGGTCTTGGTTCTGGAACAGGGTTGAGTAAGGCGGGGGGGCGTGGGTTCCTGAGTCCCAGTCCAGTCAAtcaaacagacagagagaaggagaaagagagagcCAAAGCTAAAGCTGTAGTATCTGACTCTGAGTGTGGTAGTGGGTCTCTGAAGGGCAGCCCTGCTCAGACCCCTTCAGAGAACGGAGGGAAACTACATGGGCTAAGACCTCCCAGCAGTGGAAAGGGAATGGATCTGCCCTCATCCAGCACGCACAG GTTGTCTGGTGTACGTAGCCTGGCAAAGCCTCCATCCATGGCCCAGCTGGACAAGCTCAACTCCAACAGCCCGGAGGTGGAGGTTCAGGATGCCCTGCCTCCAAAGATTCCTCCCTACTCCAAACTCCAAGACCTCTGCAGTTCAGCAGGCATCTCCACAAGCCCTTGCCTGACCCCCAGCCCTGCCCCTTTACTCAATGTGAACTCCTCTGCTTGCTTTTCCAGTTCTGGCATCAGATTGGGACCCAGGCAGGTTACCTCCCTTGGGGTGGAGGGGAGTGAAGGGAGCACCTCTCCCCTGCTTTACCCTAGAGTGTCTGGGCTGCATCGCAGTATGGAGTCTCTGCCGCTGCAGATGAGTCTGGCCCCACAGCCCCAAGGGAAAGAGAAGGATAGGGGAAGGGAGACTTTAGTGAGAGGCTACACAACCTTAGAATCCCGAGACAAAGATAGACAAGAAGACAGATGCCCTCCGTCCAACTGGAGCTCTGGAAGTAAAGTCTCTTTGACCCTCACAGACAG TTctcagagagacagaaacacgCTGCCAAAGAAAGGTTTAAG TTTCAACAGAGCTTCCCAGGTTGAGGAGGAAGGGAAAGAGAAAGGAGAGAGGAGGCACTCTCATGCTGCACTCAGCATGACTGATTCACTCACTCTTCCTCTGTTGTCCTCACCCACCTCCCTTCCCCGCACCTCTAAGACCAATATGG TACCCAGCCCTGTTGGTGGTCCTCCAAGGATGACTCGGTCCAACAGCATCCCAACACACGATGCCTCCTTGGAGCTGTACGGGGCATCGCCGCTGGGCAGCACACTGTCACTGGCTGAGCGGCCACGCAGCATGGGGATGGTTCGGTCTGGGTCCTTCAGGGACAGGGAGCCCAATGACGAAG TTCATGGGTCTGTGCTCTCCCTGGCATCCAATGCCTCATCAAGCTACTCTTCGGTGAGTGTGGGCAGCATGCAGACTCAG GCTGAGGAAAGGATTCAGGGAGAG CAAATCCGGAAGCTGAGGAGAGAACTGGAATCATCGCAGGAGAAGGTGTCTTGCCTGACCACACAGCTGACAGTAAAC CAGGCAAATCTGGTGGCTGCTTTTGAGCAAAGTTTGGTGATGATGACAACTCGGCTGCAGAGTCTGTCAATAAGCCACGAGCAAAAG gactctgagctgatggagctgcGGGAGACCATCGAGTCTCTGAAGACCAGGAATGAGGAAGCACAGGCTGTCATACACGGAGCCTTAAACAACCCAGACAACACGAAAG ACGTGCATATTCAACGTCAGAACTCGTGTGAGAGCATTTCCAGTTTGAACAGCTTAACCAGTATGTCAAGTGTTGGCAGCTTTAAGGATCAAGatgccaagaaaaaaaagaagaagagctgG CTGAGGAGCTCCTTCAACAAGGCTTTCAGCATTAAGAAAGGCACCAAAACCTACTCGGACATTGAGGAAATCGCCACCCCAGATTCTTCAGCTCCCAACTCTCCAAAGATGGCTCATGAAGGGGGAGAGGCAGGCGAGAACCAAACTTCATCCCTTAAAACCTCAGCATCTGATACCTCTTCAGT GATCATGGAAACTGCAGAGGAGGGAGACAGTGGTGACACAGCAGTATCAGAGTTGCGCTCGGAGCTCTGGGTGAAAGAGAGGGAACTGACAGACATCCGATTAGAGGCCTTAAGCTCTGCGCATCAcctggagcagctcagagaagCCATGAACAACATGCAG TCCACGGTGGAGAACCTGAAGGCGGAAAATGACCACTTGAAAACTGGCTCTGgtcccacctcctccacctcccagCCCTCTGGCCTGGCCTCTCTTCTCGGGCCCTCACTGAGGCAGCCGATGAGCATGTCACTCACCAAGTCCTTCAGCCTCAGTCTGAATGATTGTAAAGATCCAG AACTGTGTCCAGGTGACTTGCAAAATGTTTCCTCTCAGCGTGAAGAACTGTGTGCAAAAGTATTTGTGCGTATTGGAGAAACAGAG GACAGTAAACAGCAGCAGGAGTTCTACCTGGGCTCAGTGCTGATTAGTGCAAGGACTGACTGGACCTCTCTGGATTCCCTCATCACTAAGATCTTCAAA gaCTACTTAAGTCAGGTGGACCCGACAGCCAGCCTGGGCCTGACCTGTGACTCCCTGCACATGTACCAGCTGACTCACGGAGAGCAGAGGGTGATAGGAGGGGACAGTCCCCAGGCCGTACCTTATCGATGCCTTGGCAACGGTTCTGCTCGAATATGTGTCACCTTAAAAG GTCTCAGAGAGAAATGTGTTGACTCACTGGTGTTTGAGACTCTGATTCCTAAGCCCATGATGCTGCACTACATCAGCCTGCTGACGAAACACAGGCGTCTGGTTCTGTCTGGACCCAGCGGAACAGGAAAGACGTATCTCGCCCAGCATCTGGCTCACTACCTCCTGCAGCGCAGCAGGATTGACTCGTCTGAGGTCGACCATGAGCCGTGTGGCGTGGGTCACAGCTCTGCTGTCACCTTCAACATGCACCGACAGTCGCAGAAG GATTTGCAGTTGTATCTGTCAGATCTCGCGAATCAAATTGACAGAGACAGTGCAGGAGAGCTGCCGTTGgttgttatcatagatgacattaGTGATCCGGCGGCCATCACTGAGCTTGTTAATGGAGCGCTCACCTGCAAATATCACAAATG TCCTTACATTATTGGAACAACCAATCAGCCTGTGAGGATGACGTCTAACCACGGACTGCACCTCAGCTTCAG aATGGTGATGTTCTCCAATAATGTGGAACCGGCAAACGGGTTTCTGCTGAGGTACCTGCATCGTAAAGCTGTGGAGGCCTaccaggaggaggagcaggactCAGCACGCCGCCAGGCTCTCCTCTGTGTTCTCGACTGGATCCCTCAGCTCTGGTACCACCTGCACACTTTCCTGGAGAAACACAGCACGTCCGACTTCCTCATAG GTCCTTGCTTCTTCTTGTCATGCCCAGTGTCAGTGGTAGAGTTCAGGCAGTGGTTCATTGACCTTTGGAACCACTCTATCATACCATACCTGCAGGAGGGATCCAAAGACGGTATCAAG GTGCACGGTCATAAAGCGGTGTGGGAGGATCCTGTGGAGTGGGTGAGAGGTACCCTCCCCTGGCCCAATGCACAGCAGGACCAGTCCAGGCTCTTTCACCTACCTCCACCCAGTATAGGTCCACCAAGTGAGGAGAAGAAGCCCCCCAAAGATACACCTCCACCCAGCACACTGGAGTCAGACCCACTG ATGGCCATGCTGCTGAAACTCCAGGAGTCAGCCAACTACATCGAGTCTCCAGAGAGGGATGGCTGCCTGGATCCCACTCTGCAGGCTACGCTCTGA